In Nocardioides sp. InS609-2, a single genomic region encodes these proteins:
- a CDS encoding VOC family protein, translating to MISLHHVQVAMPVGAEHLARQFYAGALGLTEVEKPADLRARGGAWFRAYDDRGSITAEIHVGVEDPFAPARKAHPALVVDHLDEIADRLAGLGFEVDRAQEHAFEGYRRIHTFDAFGNRVEVLEPM from the coding sequence ATGATCTCCCTCCACCATGTCCAGGTCGCGATGCCTGTAGGCGCCGAGCATCTCGCGAGGCAGTTCTACGCCGGGGCGCTCGGCCTGACCGAGGTCGAGAAGCCGGCCGACCTGCGGGCCCGCGGCGGTGCCTGGTTCCGTGCGTACGACGACCGCGGCAGCATCACGGCCGAGATCCATGTCGGCGTCGAGGACCCGTTCGCCCCGGCGCGCAAGGCCCACCCGGCCCTCGTGGTCGACCACCTCGACGAGATCGCCGACCGGCTGGCCGGCCTCGGGTTCGAGGTCGACCGCGCGCAGGAGCACGCCTTCGAGGGCTACCGCCGCATCCACACCTTCGACGCGTTCGGCAACCGGGTCGAAGTCCTCGAACCCATGTGA
- a CDS encoding WXG100 family type VII secretion target codes for MSVQVIHDAFRKGVQDVASATSRLEADKKNIDSRVSGFLGAGWTGVAADSFVEAWDEWKLAATDVQEGLEAMGQLLDAAHQDFIYQDDASQQTMDQIAQRVIDRLD; via the coding sequence ATGAGTGTTCAAGTCATCCATGACGCCTTCAGGAAGGGCGTTCAGGACGTGGCATCGGCCACCAGTCGGCTGGAGGCCGACAAGAAGAACATCGACAGCCGGGTGAGCGGCTTCCTCGGCGCCGGCTGGACCGGCGTCGCGGCCGACTCGTTCGTCGAGGCCTGGGACGAGTGGAAGCTCGCCGCCACCGACGTCCAGGAGGGCCTCGAGGCCATGGGTCAGCTGCTCGACGCGGCCCACCAGGACTTCATCTACCAGGACGACGCGTCGCAGCAGACCATGGACCAGATCGCCCAGCGCGTGATCGACAGGCTCGACTGA
- the rsmA gene encoding 16S rRNA (adenine(1518)-N(6)/adenine(1519)-N(6))-dimethyltransferase RsmA, which produces MTTVNHDISAGPRLLGPADVRALAASLDLRPTKQRGQNFVIDANTVRRIVRGSGITADDVVLEIGPGLGSLTLGLLDVVRRVVAVEVDPALAGLLPQTIADHAPNQVDRFEVLLADALRIDEIPGPAPTALVANLPYNISVPVLLHMLTLLPSLERGLVMVQAEVADRLAAGPGSKIYGVPSVKAAWFADVRRAGAVGRNVFWPMPNVDSGLVAWTRREPPVTTATRQQVFTVVDAAFATRRKTLRSTLKGLAGSAGAAEAAIEAAGVDPQARGEVIGVEQFARIAEGIFP; this is translated from the coding sequence CTGACCACCGTGAACCACGACATCTCCGCCGGGCCGAGACTTCTCGGCCCGGCGGATGTCCGTGCGCTGGCCGCCAGCCTCGACCTGCGTCCCACCAAGCAGCGCGGCCAGAACTTCGTCATCGACGCCAACACCGTGCGCCGCATCGTGCGCGGTTCCGGCATTACCGCCGACGACGTGGTCCTCGAGATCGGTCCGGGTCTCGGCTCGCTGACGCTGGGCCTGCTCGACGTCGTACGTCGCGTGGTGGCCGTCGAGGTCGACCCGGCGCTGGCCGGGCTGTTGCCGCAGACCATCGCCGACCACGCGCCCAACCAGGTGGACCGCTTCGAGGTGCTCCTGGCCGACGCCTTGCGGATCGACGAGATCCCAGGCCCCGCGCCCACCGCGCTGGTGGCCAACCTGCCCTACAACATCTCGGTGCCCGTCCTGTTGCACATGCTCACCCTGCTGCCTTCGCTCGAGCGCGGGCTCGTGATGGTGCAGGCCGAGGTCGCCGACCGGCTGGCGGCCGGCCCGGGCAGCAAGATCTACGGGGTGCCCTCGGTCAAGGCCGCCTGGTTCGCCGACGTACGACGTGCGGGCGCCGTCGGTCGCAACGTCTTCTGGCCCATGCCCAACGTCGACTCCGGCCTGGTCGCCTGGACCCGCCGCGAGCCGCCGGTCACCACCGCCACCCGCCAGCAGGTCTTCACCGTCGTCGACGCGGCCTTCGCCACCCGACGCAAGACGCTGCGCTCCACGCTCAAGGGCCTGGCCGGCTCGGCCGGCGCAGCCGAGGCGGCCATCGAGGCCGCCGGGGTCGACCCGCAGGCCCGTGGCGAGGTCATCGGCGTCGAGCAGTTCGCCCGCATCGCCGAAGGGATCTTTCCGTGA
- a CDS encoding ABC-F family ATP-binding cassette domain-containing protein: MANLLNLERVSKSYGVRPLLTEVSLGISQGERIGIVGRNGDGKTTLLEIMAGLEEPDSGRVSHSRNLHVGYLHQGDELVDTHSVREAVLAGRSDHEWAADSRTREIVEVLLAGVSLDRAVLGLSGGERRRCSLAALLLGDHDLVILDEPTNHLDVEAVAWLAAHMVGRTSAMVVVTHDRWFLDAVCETTWEVHDGVVDSYEGGYAAMVLARAERHRQASASETRRQNLARKELAWLRRGAPARTSKPKFRIEAATALIEDVPEPRDRLQLQRFAAQRLGKDVIDIEDADLSRGEKQLLSHATWRLGPGDRVGIVGVNGAGKTSVLSLLSGDLTPDAGRVKHGRTIALQHLTQALDDLDPEMRVLPTVESISRITRTADGEITATSMLERFGFTGDRLTARIGDLSGGERRRFQLLCLLLTEPNVLLLDEPTNDLDIDTLNVLEDFLDGWPGTLVVVSHDRYFLERVTDSVWALLGDGQISMLPRGVDEYLERRAAALNAPSVSSYTPDVAEGQSSKRAKAGSAEERTARKALARLDRQLQRISEQEAKLEIEMAEHITDYERLAELGQQRATLHDEREKVEHEWLEASEVLE; the protein is encoded by the coding sequence ATGGCCAATCTCCTGAACCTCGAGCGCGTCTCCAAGTCGTACGGCGTGCGTCCGCTCCTGACCGAGGTCTCGCTCGGCATCTCGCAGGGTGAGCGCATCGGCATCGTCGGCCGCAACGGCGACGGCAAGACCACGCTGCTCGAGATCATGGCCGGGCTGGAGGAGCCCGACTCCGGCCGGGTCTCGCACTCGCGCAACCTGCACGTCGGCTACCTCCACCAGGGCGACGAGCTCGTCGACACACACTCCGTGCGCGAGGCCGTGCTCGCCGGTCGCTCCGACCACGAGTGGGCCGCCGACTCGCGCACCCGTGAGATCGTCGAGGTGCTGCTCGCCGGGGTCTCGCTCGACCGCGCCGTGCTCGGCCTCTCCGGCGGCGAGCGCCGCCGCTGCAGCCTGGCCGCGCTGCTGCTCGGCGACCACGACCTGGTCATCCTCGACGAGCCCACCAACCACCTCGACGTCGAAGCCGTCGCCTGGCTCGCAGCGCACATGGTCGGCCGCACCTCCGCGATGGTCGTCGTCACCCACGACCGCTGGTTCCTCGACGCGGTCTGCGAGACGACGTGGGAGGTGCACGACGGCGTGGTCGACTCCTACGAGGGCGGGTACGCCGCGATGGTGCTGGCTCGCGCCGAGCGACACCGCCAGGCCTCGGCCTCCGAGACCCGCCGCCAGAATCTGGCCCGCAAGGAGCTCGCCTGGCTGCGACGCGGTGCCCCCGCGCGCACGTCCAAGCCGAAGTTCCGCATCGAGGCCGCCACCGCCCTCATCGAGGACGTGCCCGAGCCGCGCGACCGGCTCCAGCTCCAGCGCTTCGCGGCCCAGCGGCTCGGCAAGGACGTCATCGACATCGAGGACGCCGACCTCAGCCGCGGCGAGAAGCAGCTGCTCTCGCACGCGACCTGGCGGCTCGGTCCCGGTGACCGGGTCGGCATCGTGGGCGTCAACGGCGCGGGCAAGACGTCGGTGCTCTCGCTGCTGTCGGGCGACCTGACGCCGGACGCCGGCCGCGTCAAGCACGGCCGCACGATCGCGCTCCAGCACCTCACCCAGGCGCTCGACGACCTCGATCCCGAGATGCGCGTGCTGCCGACGGTCGAGTCGATCAGCCGGATCACCCGCACCGCCGACGGCGAGATCACCGCGACCTCGATGCTCGAGCGGTTCGGGTTCACCGGCGACCGGCTGACCGCCCGCATCGGTGACCTCTCCGGTGGCGAGCGCCGCCGCTTCCAGCTGCTCTGCCTGCTGCTCACCGAGCCCAACGTGCTGCTGCTCGACGAGCCGACCAACGACCTCGACATCGACACCCTCAACGTGCTCGAGGACTTCCTCGACGGCTGGCCGGGCACGCTGGTCGTGGTCTCGCACGACCGGTACTTCCTCGAGCGCGTCACCGACTCCGTCTGGGCGCTGCTCGGCGACGGCCAGATCTCGATGCTGCCGCGCGGGGTCGACGAGTACCTCGAACGACGGGCCGCCGCACTCAACGCGCCCTCCGTGTCGTCGTACACACCGGACGTCGCGGAAGGTCAGTCGTCGAAGCGGGCCAAGGCCGGCAGCGCCGAGGAACGTACGGCACGCAAGGCGCTCGCGCGCCTCGACCGCCAGCTCCAGCGGATCTCCGAGCAGGAGGCCAAGCTCGAGATCGAGATGGCCGAGCACATCACCGACTACGAACGACTGGCCGAGCTCGGCCAGCAGCGCGCGACACTCCACGACGAGCGCGAGAAGGTCGAGCACGAATGGCTGGAGGCCTCCGAAGTCCTGGAGTAG
- a CDS encoding MarR family transcriptional regulator: MRDEVDTLVEAWARERQDLDLAPVEVFSRIGRLARHLDLARKVAFTAHGIESWEFDVLAALRRAGAPYELSPGRLLRETLVTSGTMTNRVDRLVARSLVERLPDPHDRRGVLVRLTPEGKTAVDGAFEALLEAESALMSDLSARQRTELAHLLRALLAPFSPPES; the protein is encoded by the coding sequence ATGAGGGACGAGGTCGACACCCTGGTCGAGGCGTGGGCGCGCGAGCGCCAGGATCTCGACCTCGCGCCCGTAGAGGTGTTCAGCCGCATCGGCCGGCTGGCCCGGCACCTCGACCTCGCTCGCAAGGTCGCGTTCACGGCGCACGGCATCGAGAGCTGGGAGTTCGACGTGCTGGCCGCGCTGCGGCGCGCAGGGGCGCCGTACGAGCTCTCCCCCGGTCGGCTGCTGCGCGAGACCCTGGTGACCAGCGGCACCATGACCAACCGCGTCGACCGGCTGGTCGCGCGCAGCCTCGTCGAGCGGCTGCCCGACCCGCACGACCGTCGCGGCGTGCTCGTGCGGCTCACCCCCGAGGGCAAGACCGCGGTCGACGGCGCGTTCGAGGCACTGCTCGAGGCCGAGAGCGCGCTGATGTCCGACCTGTCGGCACGCCAGCGCACCGAGCTCGCTCACCTGCTGCGCGCCCTGCTCGCGCCGTTCTCACCGCCGGAGTCGTGA
- a CDS encoding WXG100 family type VII secretion target: MGGVDNFSIDADDLDAVVGDLEKTESALELFTADLEAQMKTLHDTWEGLAALAHTEARQEWTSGMNAMRQAMADLRAAARAAHGNYTGAAEANRSMWEQMQ; this comes from the coding sequence ATGGGCGGCGTCGACAACTTCTCCATCGACGCCGACGACCTCGACGCCGTGGTGGGCGACCTCGAGAAGACCGAGTCGGCTCTCGAGCTCTTCACCGCGGATCTCGAGGCCCAGATGAAGACCCTCCACGACACGTGGGAGGGGCTGGCCGCCCTGGCGCACACCGAGGCCCGCCAGGAGTGGACCAGCGGCATGAACGCGATGCGCCAGGCGATGGCCGACCTGCGGGCCGCCGCCCGCGCTGCCCACGGCAACTACACCGGTGCGGCCGAGGCCAACCGCTCGATGTGGGAGCAGATGCAGTGA
- a CDS encoding trans-aconitate 2-methyltransferase, producing the protein MSHRWDPDRYLAFADERGRPFLDLLARVGAADPRTVVDLGCGPGNLTCLLADRWPDAQVLGVDSSSEMIQKARATGSTIEYDVADLRDWQPPQPVDVLVSNATLQWVPGHLDLLPRLVEQVRPGGWFAFQVPANFDEPSHTIRAGLAAEEPYRALTAGAAEPTSHDPETYVAALTALGCTVDAWETTYLHLLTGEDPVFTWVSGTSARPVLALLPDGLREEFVAEFKHRLRAAYPEHPYGVALPFRRVFAVAQVPA; encoded by the coding sequence ATGAGCCATCGCTGGGACCCGGACAGATACCTCGCCTTCGCCGACGAGCGGGGCCGTCCGTTCCTCGACCTGCTCGCCCGTGTCGGCGCTGCCGATCCGCGCACGGTCGTCGACCTCGGCTGCGGACCCGGCAACCTCACCTGCCTGCTCGCCGACCGCTGGCCAGATGCGCAGGTGCTGGGCGTCGACTCCAGCTCCGAGATGATCCAGAAGGCCCGCGCGACCGGCTCGACCATCGAGTACGACGTGGCCGACCTGCGCGACTGGCAGCCGCCTCAGCCGGTCGACGTACTCGTCTCCAACGCCACGCTCCAGTGGGTGCCCGGCCACCTCGACCTGCTGCCGAGGCTGGTCGAGCAGGTCAGGCCGGGCGGCTGGTTCGCCTTCCAGGTGCCCGCAAACTTCGACGAGCCCAGCCACACCATCCGTGCCGGGCTCGCCGCCGAGGAGCCCTACCGCGCGCTCACCGCCGGCGCCGCAGAGCCCACCAGCCACGACCCCGAGACCTACGTCGCCGCCCTGACGGCGCTCGGCTGCACGGTCGACGCCTGGGAGACGACGTACCTCCACCTGCTCACCGGCGAGGACCCGGTCTTCACCTGGGTCTCCGGCACGAGTGCCCGGCCGGTGCTCGCGCTGCTGCCCGACGGGCTGCGCGAAGAGTTCGTGGCCGAGTTCAAACATCGCCTGCGCGCGGCGTACCCCGAACATCCCTACGGCGTCGCCCTGCCGTTCCGCCGCGTCTTCGCGGTCGCGCAGGTGCCCGCATGA
- a CDS encoding 4-(cytidine 5'-diphospho)-2-C-methyl-D-erythritol kinase, whose product MNAVTVRAPAKINLHLGVGGPRDDGFHPLMTVYQAIGLYDDITVRTADSWSLALEPADYVDPADVPLGDDNLVTRAGQLLADLHGREAHAEVLIRKDIPVAGGLAGGSADAAAALVALDRLWDLQTSDEDMFRLAAQLGSDVPFALLGGNAFGTGRGEVVESVRGGDVARWWVVVTAREGLSTPSVYRRFDELHPDASARPAAPHKLVAFLADPVEAIADLLHNDLQEPALDLRPELRDVLTAGEEAGALHGLLSGSGPTCLFLCSSADHAREVAAALDGVGDVVLTANGPVAGAHVVEYA is encoded by the coding sequence GTGAACGCCGTGACGGTGCGCGCCCCCGCCAAGATCAACCTCCACCTCGGTGTCGGCGGCCCCCGCGACGACGGCTTCCACCCGCTGATGACCGTCTACCAGGCCATCGGCCTGTACGACGACATCACCGTGCGGACTGCCGACTCCTGGTCGCTGGCCCTCGAGCCCGCCGACTACGTCGACCCCGCCGACGTGCCCCTTGGTGACGACAACCTCGTGACCCGTGCCGGGCAGCTGCTGGCAGACCTGCACGGTCGCGAGGCCCACGCCGAGGTGCTCATCCGCAAGGACATCCCGGTGGCCGGCGGGCTCGCCGGCGGCTCTGCCGACGCCGCCGCCGCGCTCGTCGCGCTCGACCGGCTGTGGGACCTGCAGACGAGCGACGAGGACATGTTCCGGCTCGCGGCCCAGCTCGGCAGCGACGTGCCGTTCGCGCTGCTCGGTGGCAACGCGTTCGGCACCGGTCGCGGCGAGGTCGTCGAGTCGGTGCGCGGCGGAGACGTCGCCCGCTGGTGGGTCGTCGTGACGGCACGCGAAGGACTCTCGACCCCGTCGGTCTACCGCCGCTTCGACGAGCTGCACCCCGACGCCTCCGCACGGCCGGCCGCCCCGCACAAGCTTGTCGCCTTCCTCGCCGACCCGGTCGAGGCGATCGCCGACCTGCTCCACAACGACCTGCAGGAGCCCGCACTCGACCTGCGGCCCGAGCTGCGCGACGTACTCACTGCAGGAGAAGAAGCCGGTGCACTCCATGGTCTGCTGTCCGGATCCGGCCCGACGTGCCTGTTCCTGTGCAGCTCTGCCGACCACGCCCGCGAGGTGGCGGCCGCCCTCGACGGCGTCGGTGACGTCGTGCTGACGGCCAACGGTCCGGTCGCGGGCGCCCACGTGGTGGAGTACGCCTGA
- a CDS encoding PhoX family phosphatase produces MTLTPHRRSLLPMLNLTHGNRSAVTCHLRCGDACSRPVPNTTDNGYFRDIAATALSRRGVLGGAGALTLTVAATSALGAAPAAAGLRGNRGLPFTAIPPIVKSVDDMTVPSDYRWDPIIRWGDPILPGAPAFDPAAQSPQAQAGQFGYNCDYLDIIVTHPRGKKALLVANHEYTNENIMFPPGTPAETVVRTAWAAHGLSVVELRRKGAGEKWEYQPDGHRNRRITLDTLFTVDGPAAGSNLLKTREDSTGRIVRGTMNNCSGGTTPWGSVLSGEENFNQYFFAAGTSTQEKRYGLGAQDARGWRNVDPRWNATTDDYRNEPNRFGWIVEVDPEDPDAAPVKHTAMGRFKHEGANVIVADDGRVVAYMGDDERFDYVYKFVSRDRYDPRPGQEARRHNLGLLSAGDLYVARFTGDGLADGVSDGTGQWLPLTKDDASMVPGMSLEQVLIYTRLAADAVAPTKMDRPEDVQPNLVNGKIYVVCTNNADRGKPGKEGPTEPNPRPANKNGHVVEIGEDGGDHTGTTFTWNLILICGDAATAGTYFGGWTGPVSPISCPDNVAFDSEGNLWVATDGQPSSIQMNDGLFKVPVAGPERGRVQQFLAVPAGAETCGPVVHDQDGSVFVAVQHPGEDGTWEVPQSYFPDYAKDGAGRGEFAGPRPTVVQVTRR; encoded by the coding sequence GTGACCCTCACTCCTCACCGCCGCAGCCTGCTGCCGATGCTCAACCTCACCCATGGCAACCGCAGCGCGGTCACCTGTCACCTGCGCTGCGGCGACGCCTGCAGCCGCCCGGTGCCCAACACGACCGACAACGGCTACTTCCGAGACATCGCGGCCACGGCGCTCAGCCGCCGAGGCGTGCTCGGGGGAGCGGGTGCGCTGACCCTGACCGTCGCCGCCACCTCCGCGCTCGGCGCCGCGCCGGCTGCCGCCGGTCTGCGGGGCAACCGCGGTCTCCCGTTCACCGCGATCCCGCCGATCGTGAAGTCGGTCGACGACATGACCGTGCCCTCGGACTACCGTTGGGACCCGATCATCCGCTGGGGCGACCCGATCCTGCCCGGCGCTCCGGCGTTCGACCCGGCCGCGCAGTCGCCGCAGGCGCAGGCCGGCCAGTTCGGCTACAACTGCGACTACCTCGACATCATCGTCACGCACCCACGCGGCAAGAAGGCGCTCCTGGTGGCCAACCACGAGTACACCAACGAGAACATCATGTTCCCGCCCGGCACACCTGCGGAGACCGTCGTCCGCACGGCTTGGGCGGCCCACGGCCTTTCAGTCGTCGAGCTGAGGCGCAAGGGCGCCGGTGAGAAGTGGGAGTACCAGCCCGATGGACACCGCAACCGGCGGATCACGCTCGACACCCTCTTCACCGTCGACGGCCCGGCCGCCGGCAGCAACCTGCTCAAGACGCGCGAGGACAGCACGGGACGCATCGTGCGCGGCACGATGAACAACTGCTCGGGCGGAACGACCCCCTGGGGCTCGGTGCTTTCGGGCGAGGAGAACTTCAACCAGTACTTCTTCGCGGCCGGCACCTCAACGCAGGAGAAGCGCTACGGCCTCGGCGCCCAGGACGCTCGTGGCTGGCGCAATGTCGACCCGCGTTGGAACGCCACCACCGACGACTACCGCAACGAGCCCAACCGCTTCGGGTGGATCGTCGAGGTCGACCCCGAGGACCCCGACGCCGCGCCCGTCAAGCACACCGCGATGGGTCGCTTCAAGCACGAGGGCGCCAATGTGATCGTGGCCGACGACGGGCGCGTGGTGGCCTACATGGGTGACGACGAGCGCTTCGACTACGTCTACAAGTTCGTCTCCCGGGACCGCTATGACCCTCGTCCCGGCCAGGAGGCCCGCCGCCACAACCTGGGGCTCCTGTCCGCCGGAGACCTGTACGTCGCCCGCTTCACCGGCGACGGTCTCGCCGACGGCGTCAGCGATGGCACCGGCCAGTGGCTCCCGCTCACCAAGGACGACGCGTCCATGGTGCCGGGGATGAGCCTCGAGCAGGTGCTCATCTACACGCGGCTGGCAGCCGACGCGGTGGCGCCGACCAAGATGGACCGGCCCGAGGACGTCCAACCCAATCTGGTCAACGGCAAGATCTACGTCGTGTGCACCAACAACGCCGACCGCGGCAAGCCCGGCAAGGAGGGTCCGACGGAGCCGAACCCCCGCCCGGCCAACAAGAACGGCCATGTCGTGGAGATCGGCGAGGATGGTGGTGACCACACCGGCACGACGTTCACCTGGAACCTCATCCTGATCTGCGGTGACGCCGCGACCGCCGGCACCTACTTCGGTGGTTGGACCGGGCCGGTCTCGCCCATCTCCTGTCCCGACAACGTCGCCTTCGACAGCGAGGGCAATCTGTGGGTCGCCACCGATGGGCAGCCCAGCTCCATCCAGATGAACGACGGCCTGTTCAAGGTGCCGGTTGCCGGTCCCGAGCGGGGCAGGGTGCAGCAGTTCTTGGCGGTGCCCGCCGGCGCTGAGACGTGCGGTCCGGTCGTCCATGACCAGGACGGCTCGGTGTTCGTCGCCGTCCAGCACCCGGGCGAGGACGGCACGTGGGAGGTCCCGCAGTCCTACTTCCCCGACTACGCGAAGGACGGCGCGGGGCGCGGTGAGTTCGCCGGGCCCAGGCCGACCGTCGTACAGGTGACGCGCCGCTGA